CATAATGCTCATAGGCCATACCGTGAACTGTTTCGGCGCAAGAATCAAAGTCATTGGGAACACTGGAAGCAACTCCACCAGAGAAGCTATACACGCAACTGAGCAAGGGTTCGCCGTTGGAATGCACGCTGCTCTCCACATAAACCCTTACTACGGCAAAACATCTATTGAAGGCATGACTGCTCATTTTCAAACCGTTCTTCACATGGGACCGACGATTATATACAATGTGCCGGGACGAACTAGTCAAGATATACCTCCACATGTTATCTTTAAACTCTCTAGGAACGCTAATTTTGCTGGTGTTAAGGAATGCGTGGGTAACAACCGAGTTGAGGAGTATACTGAGAATGGTATTGTTGTGTGGAGTGGTAACGATGATCAGTGCCATGATTCTAGATGGGATCATGGGGGGACTGGAGTTATATCGGTTACTAGCAATTTGGTTCCAGGTTTGATGAGGAAGTTGATGTTTGAAGGTAGAAACTCGGCGTTGAACGCACAGCTTCTGCCTTTGATAGATTGGGTGTTCCAAGAACCGAATCCTATTGGTGTTAACACAGCTTTGGCTCAGCTTGGAGTTGCGAGGCCGGTCTTTAGGTTACCTTATGTGCCGTTGCCTATGTCCAAAAGGGTTGAGTTTGTTAAACTTGTGAAGGAGATTGGAAGAGAGCATTTTGTAGGGGAGAGAGATGTTCAGGTgcttgatgatgatgacttcATTTTAATCGGTCGGTATTAGATGTCTATtggttattttcatttttagctTATGGATCGTATGGTTGCCCTGTTCTGTTTGCTATTTTGTAATGAATctggtttctatttttttt
The window above is part of the Brassica napus cultivar Da-Ae chromosome C8, Da-Ae, whole genome shotgun sequence genome. Proteins encoded here:
- the LOC111213954 gene encoding 4-hydroxy-tetrahydrodipicolinate synthase 1, chloroplastic-like, whose amino-acid sequence is MAALQGYGLISVNSPLHFPRTHQFKRRNARWVSPIAAVVPNFHLPMRSLEDKNRTNTEDIRSLRVITAIKTPYLPDGRFDLEAYDNLVNTQIEKGAEGVIVGGTTGEGQLMSWDEHIMLIGHTVNCFGARIKVIGNTGSNSTREAIHATEQGFAVGMHAALHINPYYGKTSIEGMTAHFQTVLHMGPTIIYNVPGRTSQDIPPHVIFKLSRNANFAGVKECVGNNRVEEYTENGIVVWSGNDDQCHDSRWDHGGTGVISVTSNLVPGLMRKLMFEGRNSALNAQLLPLIDWVFQEPNPIGVNTALAQLGVARPVFRLPYVPLPMSKRVEFVKLVKEIGREHFVGERDVQVLDDDDFILIGRY